In Pongo pygmaeus isolate AG05252 chromosome 13, NHGRI_mPonPyg2-v2.0_pri, whole genome shotgun sequence, one genomic interval encodes:
- the DPM2 gene encoding dolichol phosphate-mannose biosynthesis regulatory protein, with product MATGTDQVVGLGLVAVSLIIFTYYTAWVILLPFIDSQHVIHKYFLPRAYAVAIPLAAGLLLLLFVGLFISYVMLKSKRVPKKAQ from the exons ATG GCCACGGGGACAGACCAGGTGGTGGGACTCGGCCTCGTCGCCGTTAGCCTGATCATCTTCACCTACTACACCGCCTGGGTGATTCTCTTG CCATTCATCGACAGTCAGCATGTCATCCACAAGTATTTCCTGCCTCGAGCCTATGCTGTCGCCATCCCACTGGCTGCAGGCCTCCTGTTGCTCCTGTTTGTGG GACTGTTCATCTCCTACGTGATGCTGAAGAGCAAGAGAGTGCCCAAGAAGGCTCAGTGA